tgtcaccccggagctcaaccccagaagattttgtaacctttcatcttcctccttcctcttccccttccctccaagatttttgctttaaaatgctcagctccactaagtaaacggctcttgacaagcaatgcttccttgagtcctgtcttctctctcgcccattcttattccaggttgtggtcctcctcgttcccccgaataacttgacctgcaggccaggtcagatttctatctccagagttgtctctctgtgatttcttaattgtttctacttccatatttaggtcctggatggttttgttgaattccttcacctgtttggttgtgcttttctataattctttaaaggatttttgcattttctctttaagggcttctacttctTTACTTGTGTTcccttgtaattctttaagggacttttgtgtttcctctttaagggcttgtacctgtttacctgtgttctcctgtatttctttaagggagttatttatgtccttcttaaattcttccatTATCCTCacgagatatgattttagatccaaatcttgcttttccggtgttttggggtatccaggacttgctgtggtgggagcactaggttctgatgatgccaagtagtcttggtttctgttggtaagattcttgcatttgcctttcaccatctgttatctctggtgttagatgttcttcttgtctcttgctgaagcttgttcctcctgtgggtctataagcctgtatcagcacttctggtggatcagctgtcccttctgagtcctggggtcagagcacatcCTGGGGACAGGCTCTTTGCTTTCGTAAAGGTGCAGAGAGTGCCGTGGATCCGCAGTCCCTTGTAGTtatagacagaggtagaaaggatcctgtcccagctgcccttccacttctgtggcctgagtcTCCTGGCTGCTCCCGCCTTCAGCTTTTGGATTCTTATCCCTTaaatttgaagaataaaattcATGGACTACAGAGAGGGAGTTTTATAAGAAAGTTTATTACACATTAGTAGGAAGGAACTTAGTTGCCCACAACTgaaaaaaaagggtgggggaTAGAAGAGCTTCAGAATAGAAGTAGGGTGTTAGGAAACAGGATTCCATCAAGTTGTTAGTGCAGGGGCTTTTAAAAGACTTACATAAGCACTGGGGTGAGGTATGGCCAATCCAGTTGCCTTCATAGTGTCCAGGTGTCTCCTCTGGGCACAGGAGCCTTATTTAGGAgataacaaaaaaacagacaacagaAGTCTTTCCTAGCATTGCTGCCACCAGAAAGGATTCTCTTAAACCACTGCTTTGGGGGTGACCTGACCTGGCTAGTTTTTAACTCCTATTTATCAGAAGCAGGGTAGAATCCCAGTGGatgtggaggaaaagaaaagagaaaagagataacATCATGGCAAATTTCTGTTCAATGGTGGGATCCAACCCAAGGCTTTTGTACCATAGAAATACTTCCTCAGCTCTTCATGGCAAATTTCGGGTATGGCAACATTAATGTGTCAGAAACCTGTGATAAGCCAGTTCTCACAGCAggaaagaaggctcagcagaTACATAAGAAAACATACTGTTCTTGCACAgctggattcccagcatccatgctgggcagctcacagcctgTAAGTCCAGCACCAGGCTCATCAACACTTCCTGATTCCATAGCCACCTATGCATGAGTTTTAGCTTTGATATGCTTCTCTCAAATGACTGAAATTTTTAGAATAATTATTCAAATGGAGCCTAACTGCTCCATGCACAGCAAgttaaaacaaacacagaaaaaaacctgTGTTATACCTGTTAGcccagcaagttcaaggccagtgtggctACATCGCAAGATATGGGAGGGGACAGAATAAGGCCTTTCTAAATAAGAACTTATGTGTTAATTTACTTGGAACTTTCAAGACTATAAGCTTCCAGCCCCACTTTAACCCACCATCCAAAGGaaaaggggatgtggacctgtttagaagtagttctttgaggcaattccaatctctgttgtcaggataccagccaTCCAGTtcagtgtcaggataccaacagtGCAGTTGCAAAGTGTCACCAAACACCAAGAAGCAGTGTTGACACGATCAATCAGAAACAGTGAGGCCTCCATAGAATTGGCACGCGTCAGCGTGAGTAACCAGGACCAGCCTGGGATGCCccgagaagttctctgccatgcctctttcaacaaagtgaagatcagtgaagacaagaGACCAAAGACGTGTTGCTCGGCTAGCTATGCTGGTGCTCAGTCACCGTCCAGTtgaagtcctatttatactctctcccaACGTCATGTGTACGCCCGTGGGTCTTTCCTAAGCCAAAAAACCATGTAGGCCttcctcagcaaaacaccatgtgaggTTGTATCACATGACACAAACAGAAACTTACACTTCACAatggctttttatatttttatttaataatcagGCCTTGTTTTACTAAAGAGTACAGTGTATCTCCCCCTCTCACGCATGGTGGAAAGACTCCATTAGGGGCTGGGTTTGGGATGTGAAAGCCTCACCCTActcccagttttccctctctgGGATGTGAACTTTCACTTTCCGCTCCAGGAACTgggcctgctgcctgctgccatgcttccccatCATGCTGggctcttatccctctggaatgATAAGCACAAGTTTCCTTGGCCATAGTGTTccatcacagtaacagaaacgtAAGGACGACAGAGTCTAACACAATTGAAAACACAAGTAAGAATACATACTAATAAGCTGCATATACACTCATAAATCAGAGCTAAAACCCCCTCCGCACATATTCTCGCCTATGAACCCCAGGCCCCTGGCCTAGAGCTCATCATTGTCCTGCCTAGGCTTCTAACTGTTTAGATTACAGTTGGGCACTACATGTTGGGCTCACAAAGGAAGGACCTACTTTGGCTAACAGTCTCAGTGGTTGCCTGATGGCGTACTGAGCCCATGGATGTGAGCCTGAAGCAAAACCAGAGACATATCCAGGGACATGTAAAGAAATGCAGTTTATTtcatggcagacaggaagcaggaagagaaattGGGGGGAAAAGGCAGATGACAAGATATATCTTTTCTAGGGCATGCCTCTAGTGACTCAAtccctccagtaaggccacatgTCCTGTTTTCTAccacctcctaataatgtcatTCTATTTTGTATCTGACTAGGAATTCATGCACTGGTGAGAATGGAACCCACATGATCCTGGATCCAGTCACTTTCCCAGATCCatactgttagcattttgtctaagctctacACCCACAGTTTGCTGGCAACGGCTAGGTATGCCTGCttcactataaaagaggctgcttgccccctctgctttcgcttgctcttgccttcttgctcctgctctgccacctttccccctctcttcccattcccttccccccatctctctccaagTGCTCATGGTCTCTACTCCTCTAttcctattctctctttctttcctccctctttccccctttctctgcctctactatcctcttaagtccccttcccatgccctgaataaagtatattctatactatacatgtggctagtccctcaggaggaggaagggatgtgTCAGTATGGGCCCATGGAGGTATCCCCTTCACCCATACCTGATTACACACCCACCAAAAcatattcttctctttttatctttttataaacacagcaCATACTTCTGAGCTTGCTCCTCTAGAAACTTAGTTCTCCACATGTGAGATATTTGAGAGAAAACCTTACATCCAAAGCATGAGAGCCAGTATTatgcttttccttttgtgtgttgtCAGGTTTACAGTGCCCAAATTTTCTCTAATTACAGCAGCATAATGTTTACAGTAATTgtaaaaattttctttataaaagataccttttataaacaattttctttataaaagatacCTATCCATTTCTGGTCATCTCCTTGAGGCAAGAGACTATGAATAAATATTGTGCTTTTTTTATACTTCCCCTATCCCCCAATATCATTAACCACAGTGCTTGGCAAGCAAAGAGCTCAATTAgtgtttttcaaaatgaaatcacaatacttcaaggaaaaaaaaaactataggaaAAATAGAATAGTCATCATGACTACTTCCTTTGTGCATATTCTTATTACCAAACTTTTAATTCATAGTCTATGACATAATATTTCCTGGTTTTCAGCATATTAGTGTACTGATTTCTTTAAACAAAGGCTTGGTATACACATGAGTAGTCTTCAAAGATTGCATAGTATCTTGTGAAAattgttattaataaaaaaacaaattaatttatttatagagGCAGGCATTTCTCTTGAATACTTTGGCAGTGTTAAGAGAAAATGcatgcttgctgtctcctaagaattaaaAGGCTGGGGTCACAGGATGCTGATTTatagataatcaaaaggaaaccaaaagaaaaatgactgaattgatatgtaaataaaaaactgggCTTTTGGGCTACAGGAGATGAGCTAGCAGACTCCATAGcagttctttaaatttttctctagcgaaagctgagctgtctggagatctctggagagtgAAAACAGCTCTTCAAGAAtcttttctaacaggatttctgacttggttaGAAGATCTAATAGTTTTTTTTATAGCGCTTTTCCGTCTTTGGTCAGAAAATCCATGAGCTATCCAgatagcttttagaatttttattagcGAGAGAACTGTCTCAACCAGAGAATTTTTAGAATTGTAAGAAAAAGCTGTCTGAAGCAgagctgaacacacacacacacatacacacacacacacagagagagagagagagagaNNNNNNNNNNgaggaggaggagggaggaagagagagagagatctggaaaGCCATCTCAGCAGAATCAGCAGACACTAGGCCACCAGCTTAGAGCCATGATTTTGATTTCGATGTGTTTTGCAACTCCCAAACATCTTCTCTTGGGAACCTCTCTCCAAGCTAAGGCTAGTCCTTGGCAGTGTAGTGTTGATTTTAAATAGCTAACATACAGAGATCTCCTAACACAGTATGAGATAGCCATAAGACAAACAATTTTGCGTAAACTATTAATATATTTGATCTAATTCTGCACTCTTTTCCTGCCCCAGCTCTTTTCTTTTGATTAGTAAAATGTTAGTTGTGTTGTACTCACTTGGATCAGTAATTTGACTGCTCTATGTCCTATGAGGCCCGCAGAAGTCCCATGCCATTTGCTGACTTCACTGTCTTCTGCActgcctttcctctcttcttctgtaGCTATTAAGGGTTCCTGTTGTCTGCTGATGTACCTGCTAAGGCAATATTCAGATCTCaatctttattaatttatatgtatgagtgctttgccagCATGGATGTCTGTATACTACATGcctgcctggtacctgtggagactgaaaaaggtgtcagatcctctggaagtggagttacagacagctgtgagctggaaCGACAGATGTgagtgttaggaattgaacctgggtcctgtagaagagcagccagtgctcttaactgctgagccacctctcttgctcctctcttaCTTTTAATCACAACAATGTGcctatgatttattttttcttgtcatttatttCTGCCAGAATTGTAGATCTGCTGGTCAGACACTACATAAGGGAGACAACACAGAATGACCTtctctgaaattattttcatcaaGAATTCTTGTGCCATGATTTACCATCAGAATTTGAATGATCTTCTTCAAGTATCAGAAGTGCTGTCTTTTacttccccccctccctccctttttattttgagaagggTCTTACTGTATTGCCTAGGCAGGGCTCAAGTGCCACTTGAGCAATGGTTCTGCCAGGACCTCCTGAGTAGTTGAGACTGCAAGCTTAGCTACCTTTCCAGTATTTGTTAGTAAGGATTATATACAACTTTAGGGAACACagatcattttattaaaatataccaACAAAtcatacaatatttaaaatgagagcaACAATGTAGCATCAAAGAAAGTATCAAGTTTTACAAAAAGCTAAATGTACAGAACTAACAATGGTATCATGAAAAGTAAAGACTCCTATCCTGCCAGTGGAAAGGTACAGGTCACCCCTTGTTGGAACAACTTGGAGAAGCAACATCAGGGAAATTTCCATTTTCAAGGTGACATACTATCTTTAGGGTTTGTAAACCTCCAAACTTAAATATATGTGAGGACACCAAAAGTGGGGTGATGGTGATAATGTAAAGGCATCAAGAATTTCTATTAGCCTATAAATTTCTATTTAACAACCATAATCTTTCTTAGGGAATATAAGTATATAAGTGTACTTTTACAAATCATTTGTTCACCTATAGAGAACAGGCCCTTGGGAGAGAACAATATGCTCTCCCAGACACCTCAACTAGTTTGCTTCATAACATATATATGCCATTCTCTTATGTTAGTTTTTATCTTCAATGACATATGAAAGATCTAAAATCAAATTGGCTGTCTCTACAGCTACCTGTAGGCCACTCATCTTTGCAGTGAAGCAGTCCACAGTCAGGTTCCTGGCTGAGCCCACAGCTGCCTGTAAAAGGCAGGGTTGTGGTGCAAAAGGATGATAAGTGCCTCTTAAGATGGACCAGCTGAGCTCTTCCTGGTTGTTGTACAAACCACAGCCACACCGTGACAGCGTATCTGGCCAGTTACTGACAGAGGCAGAATCTGCTTGACATGACCAAAAGTGTCCATACTTCATGTCAATGAGGATTTCACCACCATCATGTTCCAGAGAGCCAGCAATGGACTCCAGAGCACTGCAAAATGCTTCAGCAGCAATGTGGAGCTCTGCCTGAGAACACCCATCATCTCTGACAATAGCTTCTGCCTTGTTGTGAACCTAAAGAAGACAATCagtgaaaatatacatattaacaTAAAAATGTGTAGAGGAATTTTTATCCAGCAACATGCTCTgacaagggatcatatccaaagactttCATCTGTATGATCCAGCTCGAATGCAGACATGCcatggattacagtatgatctggctggaatacagacatgcccttagtatacacATTTCattcctaacaatgaaggtaaggttagtttgtagaaggaagcagccatgtttgaaagtggcaagtaattgaggggcagacaaagtgatgaatcagaggaagataggacagaatgagttagagataggatgCGCCCAACTCTCataacagcacaggaaagagaggctattaAGAGCAGAgaaagccgggctgtggtggtgcatgcctttaatcccagaacttgggaggcagaggcaggtggatttctgagtttgaggccagcctggtctacagagtgagttccagaacagtgtggctatatagagaaaccctgtttcaaaaaaaaccaaaaaccaaaagaaaaaaaaagagagagcagagagagacagaagtgatgtggtgtgtgtatatggcagttttatagagacaggttgaAAAAAGAACaggctagacacaggtgaagtcAGAACAAGCCAGAGTaccagaaggagccagaagattagcaCATATTGCCAATGTTAGTATGAtgccaagcagagaaattcagacAGAGGCTGAGTGAAGCCAGGTACATCAGTTAGcttagaagattagattgtacagatgCTAGAAGTGTGCAGGCCTAGGCCTaaggatagttagaacagagaaagaaatactcTGGCCTTGgcccaagccatgtatttgcatagcttgggtacagctctcatctcattCCTTCATCTGAGGAAAGCATAGCAACATTTACAAAAATGCTTCAGAAAAATAGGATTCTTAACTAAAATCTTATTCATAAAGTTAGTGGCCTTTATTACTCAGAGCTTAGAAACAATGTTGGTTGGCTTGTATCAGTCAACCTGCTAGGCTGAAAACCTTAATATGGTTAGCCAGAGTAAAAGTGTGTATTTCTAGTCATGTGACCAGAATGAAGGATTAACCCTTTTATCAGCTTATTCTAAATGGCTGACTAGTGGTCACTCCTTAAACATATAAAGGACAAttatatgatttaaaaacaaacgtACAACACATACCAAGTAAAACTGCTAAAGGCGAATCAAGTTCTTATTATATTGGCTAAATGCTTGAGatctgtttaaaattatattgccCTTTAGTTTTGAGCATTAGAAcatcagatgctggagaagttcaGAATTTCCAATAACAGAATGTCAGCTTTCATATGCCTTACATACAGACAATGCTCAAAGAACATGCTCATTTGTTAGATTAGAATCATAACAACCAACACAATCAATTTAGTATCATGTATTTATAAGTGTTACTTTCTTGAAATCAACCATATTATCTGCGCTTTGAAAAGTTAAGTATCAAAGGCTCCTCAGGTATTATGATTTGGCCTTTGTCTCACAGAACAAAAATTGCTGAAAATTCAAATAATGTACGGAGGATATTTAGATTACCTTGTGTCTGACATATGCAGCCAAGTGTGTTTCTGTACAGCCACCTCCCAATAAAACCCACGGCTCCTTGATTGTTAACTGCAAGACATGCATTGCTGTTTGACACGTGAGCTAAGGAAGAGACAAATTAGAAGTGGGATCTCAGGCTAGTACACAAACCATACCACACTCTCACAGTAACTTAGATTGTGAACTCGGAGCCAGAGTTTTGAATTTTCAATTCTCTGTGTATGGTAAGAGAAGGGGCAGGCCAGGACACATGAgtagaggtcaggggacaatttccactatgtgggttctacAAATTGAATCTAAGTCATCTGGAGTGGTGGTAGGTACCTAGATTTTCTTAAAAGAGTTACGTTTATCTCGTGTGTATGTAGGTCAATGTGCATATGTGCTATGGtacaagtgtggaggtcagaggacaacttgtgggagtcagttctcttcttccatcatgtgacTCCTGGGACCTGTATTCAGGTCATCACGCCAGGTATTCAATGTCTTTACCCACTCAGATATCTCAATAGTGTAAAGGtacacattttaatttacatattttatcagAGTTGTAATGTGACTAATTCACATTTTCAATAATAACTAGAGAGTGAAGAGATACAATAGTATGCTTTCATGGAATtagattaatattttctttccatctacTTCATTCACAAACATATGGCCTAAAAATATCTGCATTAACAAGGTTTGCTGGTATTTCCCTAAAACCAAAGTCTTAATAAGTTGTATaaatgttatataattatataaattgttTTAGAAATGATAGTGAGCACCAAGTCATAAGTAAAAAACAGACATCTCTGAGTTTCTAAGGACGAATCTTTAAGCATATGTGATCTTTAAACTCATGGTCAATTTTTTATGTTGTCAGTTCTCTTATATAAAagttacagaaaacaataaaactctACTAAGAAGTGGGTGATGGGTAATGATTAGGAAATCCACTTACTggtttacacatacacattagcAGCACTACCCAGTCCAGGCATGTTCAACCCATGGCACATGGGTGACATGCTTCCCAGGATAGCTATGAATGCAGCAGACTATGTTTGTAGATGGCAATGTGGTAGTGCAATACCAAAAGACTGGATACTGTATACAATTTAAATTAATTCCTTAGAAAAACTTCCCATCAAGAACCTTTGGGTTTTTTATAAAATGCAGAAGGGACAGATGGTGCCTGTTAAATTAGCTTACTTGAGCCTTTGCCCTTTCTCTGCCCTCCTTTGGGACTGGGATTGGAGCTTGTATATACCATCAAGCATAGAGTTACCTATGAGCTATAATCTCCAGGACTGCTTTCTGTCCCTTTTGGTCTTGCTATGGAAATTATGGAAAAATgtgaaaatccaaaacaaacaacacagacCTCATCCTGCAGACTGTTGCATGATGGCTTCATCCCTGCTGTGGGCCTTGGAATCCACCTACCTTCATCTCCTCCCAGGCAGTGTCATTTCTACTGCAGAGAAGCAAGCTGCAGACAGTCGCCTCATTaggaagaagatggaaaaaatgTTTGGAGCCAAATCTTGCAGAGCACACATCTTTCACACTTCCATAAGTAGTAGAAACTATTGGGTTTAGGGAACCAATAGGTGTTGCTCctatttttataaagtataaaaaaatataaactgtATAAGCAAAGACGGGACCCTTAGAACAAACATCAACAAACCAACACTAATTTCTAGATAGTATAAGGGTCCCTACCAAagcttattaaaaatatgaaatataggATAAAAATGCATCTTCTTAGATctctgaaatttatattttatttaaatgatatattcctcctcctcctcttcttttttggcATGACTATTTTGCTAGATAGTCCTGGCTActtaagagtttaaaaaaaaaaatccacattaaGGACCTCATTACTTTTGAAAAGGGGTGGGAAAagtcctttttaaaagaaatcatttagcTCTCTTTTGGTCACTACCCCCCTTTGCCtaggagttttttattttttattttaaatgtaaacaagtaTGCAAGTgccaaaataaagaatataacaTACTTACTTCACTATACTGTTCTTGATTTGTTGATTTTTACATAGACCACAAGTTAAAATATGATTGAATACCAAAACTATAACTTGtagcaatttattttatttatttatttatttatttgagagttGGTCCGGGCAgtctttgaacttgctatgtaggtaAGGGACTGAGGATCTTGATAATCCTGTCTCTTCCTCACAAGTACTGGAATTAGGTATGTGCTATCATGTCCAGATACCAGAAAACTGTAGgagttggaattttcattttgtgttctaGGTATCTTGAGTTAAGTAACAATTTTGGACGAGTACAGAAAACCAGTGCCTGTTTACAAGCACTGGTGCTATGGGAAAACATTCCACTCTTTAATTTACAAATCCAGAATACCCAATGTACTGGGTGAAGCTGGAAACAGTCAAACTAATGCAAGTTAGTAGACAATTTAGATCATAAAAAATGAATTCCAAATAACTATTTGCATGTTCTTAGTAACCTTCATATTGATTTTAGTAACTTTCATGTTATTTGGTTGACAGTATCGTGTTAAGCATACATGGTTTTTAGTGAACTTTAATTCAGTGGGCTGTAATTCACAAGGCAGGTGTGACAGCTTGTAGTCAGGACTTTATGACTTAGCCCCATAACATAGGTGGACCTTGCTCAACAAAAGGCAACCACTGCAATAAATATGAACGTAACTGATAATTTCTGAGTTTGTCGGTGCAGTTATAGGGAAACTGATTTGAGAAGTGCCTCACATCAGGAACTCAGCTTACTTTTGTCCTAACCATGTATATGTGCTTTCCTGCTGAGTTTGTGATTGTTACTCACCTAATCATTTTAAAGGTCTGAGGGCCAGGCCCATTAGTGGCCTGACAATAAAGGGCGCCCTTTACTCAAGATCCCAGCTATAGATATTcttggtatatatatgtatatatagcccCCCCCATTAGGAACACCTATTTGGGCATAATAAGTACAGAAATTTCTTGGAGTTAcaataaaagtgaagaaaatgaaaatgaagtatcCCAGTCAGAAAAACCATCTCCTGGATTTAAAAgctttgtgaattttaaaattttgtatacaACATTAAAGACCTTATGTTAGACTTCTCAACTGCCTACAAAATATGTGAGGGTTAGATCATAAGACTACACCTGAGGTTGGAAATGGCCACCACCATTCTACTTTTTAGTGACTGGGCAATGGGATCTTttccagaaacaacagaaatgccTCCAGAAATGAGACAAATGCTGAAAGGTTGGTGGCTTCTAAAAATGTTCGAGGTATTAACAGTGACACAAACTAAACCTCTCTGCTCCGAAAGGGTGATACATTAACGTTAATGGGCAAAAGCCAGGAGAACCTTTTACCTGTCACTTTGCTCAGAGGTTCCATCAGAGTCAGCCCAACTCTGTCGATGGCAATAATGTGATGCTCACTGAGGAACTGTTTCAAAGATGGGTGTATCACTTTTTGGCACAGGACAAGGTCTACATGGTCAGTGACTAGCTGCCTTCCTAGATTAAGCAACTGCTCTAAAACTGCATTCTCAAGGGACACTTGGTAATGGACCAGCACAGTTCCTTCTCCAGAATTAGAAAAATCTCCAGATAAAGATGCACAGAAGAGTGCTACCCTAAGGGCACTTGACTTTTGGGTGGATAATAATCTCCTTAATTGAACTTCTGATGCTTCAAT
The nucleotide sequence above comes from Mastomys coucha isolate ucsf_1 unplaced genomic scaffold, UCSF_Mcou_1 pScaffold15, whole genome shotgun sequence. Encoded proteins:
- the Mkks gene encoding McKusick-Kaufman/Bardet-Biedl syndromes putative chaperonin codes for the protein MSRLEAKKPSLCKTEPLSSEKVRSTLSVLKGIIASCYGPSGRLKQLHNGLGGCVCTTSQSSALLRNLSVTHPVLKVLTSSVQNHVSCFSDCGLFTAIMCCNLIENTQRTGLTPTTTIKLNKYFLSLCTSYLKSEACSCRIPVDFRSTQTLLSLVHSILTSKPACMLTRKETDHIGALILKAFLLTIPESTEERMVLGKSIIVPLKGQGVTDSTVLPGLLIEASEVQLRRLLSTQKSSALRVALFCASLSGDFSNSGEGTVLVHYQVSLENAVLEQLLNLGRQLVTDHVDLVLCQKVIHPSLKQFLSEHHIIAIDRVGLTLMEPLSKVTGATPIGSLNPIVSTTYGSVKDVCSARFGSKHFFHLLPNEATVCSLLLCSRNDTAWEEMKLTCQTAMHVLQLTIKEPWVLLGGGCTETHLAAYVRHKVHNKAEAIVRDDGCSQAELHIAAEAFCSALESIAGSLEHDGGEILIDMKYGHFWSCQADSASVSNWPDTLSRCGCGLYNNQEELSWSILRGTYHPFAPQPCLLQAAVGSARNLTVDCFTAKMSGLQVAVETANLILDLSYVIEDKN